Genomic DNA from Spirochaetaceae bacterium:
GCGGGACCGCACGTCGGCGCTGAAGCTGGCTTCCGGATATCCCAGGATTCCCGGCCGCGTGACGCCGTGGCGCAGCAGAAGCAGCGAGCGCAGGTAGTCGGCGAGGGCGATGACGAACCGTTCCACCGACACGCCGCGCTCGAGTATTTCGTCGGCGAGGGCGAGCATGGCGGCGGCGTCATCGCTGCCGATCAGCGTGCCGACCCGGTTGAGTTCGTCCATGCTCAGCGCCCCGATGGTGTCGCGAATGGCGTCGATGCTGATCCGCCGCCCGCTGGCGAACGAGGCGATCTGGTCGAACGTGGTGTAGGCGTCGCGAAGCGAGCCGTCGGACTCCTTGGCAACCCAGATCAGCGCCTCGTCGTCCGTTTCGAGGTTCAGTTCGGCCGCCACCTCGACGAGCCGGTCACGAATCTCGTCGGTGGAGAACAGCCGGAAGGTGAACTGCTGGCACCGCGAGCGGATGGTGGCCGGCACCTTGTGGATCTCGGTGGTGGCGAAGATGAATACCACGTAGGGCGGCGGTTCCTCGACCGTTTTCAGCAACGCATTGAAGGCGCTCGTGGAGAGCATGTGCACTTCGTCAATGATGTACACCTTGTAGCGTGCCGACGCCGGCGGGAACAGCACCTCGTCCTTGATCGCGCGCACGTCGTCCACGCCGGTGTTGGAGGCACCGTCGATTTCGATCACGTCGAGCGACGCGCCGGCGGTGATCTCCCGGCACTGGTTGCAATCGTCGCACGGCGAGACGGTCGGCCCGGCCGCACAGTTCAGGGCGCGTGCGAGCACGCGCGCGGCCGAGGTCTTGCCCACCCCTCGCGGTCCCGAAAAGAGGAAGGCGTGCGCGATCTGCTGCCGTTCGATGGCGCCGCGCAGAGTGGCGACCACGAATTCCTGGCCCACGATCTGGTCGAACGAGCGCGGACGCTTGCGCGTAGCGGTTACTTCGTAGGCCATCGTCCCTCACCCAAAAGAAAAAGGCCCTCTGGCCGCCGCCGATTGATTACGGCTCCTGCTCGCATCGCTTACCGCTGCTACCTTCCGGTCCTGACGGGGTTGGGCGGACGAGCACAGCGTAGATCGGAGACGAACCAGATGGGCTTCTCGGAGAGAGTGGGATTCGAACCCACGGTACCCGGTTTGAGTACACACGCTTTCCAAGCGTGCACCTTCGGCCTCTCGGTCATCTCTCCCGGCGCCGGCCCGTGCAACACCCGCGGTGGAACCGGGGTGTGGCGCGGCCGCCGGAGGCGGAGAGAGTGGGATTCGAACCCACGGAGCCAGCATACGCGGCTCAACGGATTTCGAGTCCGCCCGATTCAACCGCTCTCGCATCTCTCCGTGCACGACGCAACTACACTCCCGCGTACGTTCCCGCGGAAACGGGTTGCGCTCGCATCTGCGTGCCCAAGAGGACTCGAACCTCTGACCTCTAGATCCGCAATCTAACGCTCTATCCGGACTGAGCTATGGGCACGAACAATGGCGCGACGGCTGGCCGCCGCACCGTTCGGAGAGGGTGGGATTCGAACCCACGGTACCCTTACGAATACAACTCCTTAGCAGGGAGCCCGATTCGACCACTCTCGCACCTCTCCCGGTGGTGCATGCCCGAAGCGGTGGTTGCGGAGAGGGAGGGATTCGAACCCCCGGAGCACCTTGGCTCAACGGTTTTCAAGACCGCCTCCTTCGACCTCTCGGACACCTCTCCGAGGCTCAAACACGCTACCCGAGTGCCAGAATATATGTTCCTGCTCCGCGGCTGTCAATTCTCTCTCCGCCGACATCGTGGACATGGTGCACACCCTTCGCCGTCGGGCGCCCGGGCCTCTCCACCCGGCGCCCACGCGGGTGGCTGGGAGCCCGCTCACCGATGACGGCCCGTGCAACGCGAAAAGCTCCCACCTTCCCACCTTCCCGCCTTCCCGCCGGCCGTCCGCGCAGGTTGAGTTCGAGTGTCCGCAACTGTCGCAATTTGCGACGCTTCCTGGTACAATCGGCGCAAACTGCGACACCCTCATGTTTTCCGCTCGCGCTCACACAACGTCCTCGAAGGGTTCCGGGGGAAGTCGCTTATTGTTATACTATTACATAAACTACGGTAGTTGGGGAGGTTCTTTTTCGGCCACGGCCGAGGGAGGATTCGGGGCCGTCGTCCGGGCGCGGGTGCTTGTGGACATGGAGGTTTGATTGAATGGTCGCGGTTGAAGACAGCGCTTTCGGCGCAGGTGCCGGAGCTTGAACAGCAAGGATGCGGCGAGCGGCATGCGGTTTGCGCATCGTGAAATGCTCAAGCCGGAGGTCGCCTTGCTGGTGGTCGGAATCATCGCCTACTTCCTGCTGCAGAGTGCGGTGTCTGGTTCCACCTACGCCGACGCCGCCATGGGATGGGGGCAGCGGCTCGGTTACAGCGGTCTGGTAGCGTTGCTGCAATCCCCGATCAGCTACGCATGCTGCGTTCTCACGCTCTACGTCGTGCGCGATCAGCGGCCTCTGGTTACGGCACTTGCCTTGCTGGCCATGGTGCTGGTCCTCGGGGCAACGTGCACGGCTATTGTGCTGGCGGTGTTCGAAGCAGTTCCGGGCGCCCCGGCACGGAACCTGCGGCTGGACAGGATATATGGCGCCTGCGTCTTCTACCTGCTCTCGGCAACGTCCCTGGTGTACTACGTGCTGTGGGTACGGCTCAACCGCCGCACCGGGGCGGAGGAAGCGGAGGGAGCGGCAGCGGCGCATGTCGCGGAAGTGCCCGAAGAGGGGCCGCGCACGATCACCACGCCCCACTCCGGGCGCCCTTCGCCTACTGCGGAGGTCCCGGCGACGGTTTCGGAAGATTCCGGCCGGCACGCTGTGGTGAAGGAGTCGAGATTCTTCGATCGGCTGCCGGACGAGTTGGGACGCGACATCATCTACCTTTCCGCGGCTGCACACTACGTGGACGTGGTCACCGCCGCCGGCAGTGCCTCCATCCTGTTGCGCTTTTCCGATGCGGTGGCCGAGCTCGGCGATCTGGGCATGCGCGTGCATCGCTCCTACTGGGCCGCATACGCCCACGTCAAGCGGGCGGTTCGGCGTGACGGACGGACGTTGCTGCTCCTGACGGACGACCACGAAGTGCGCGTCGGGCGAAATTACCTGGCCGAGGTGCGGGCGGCCGTGCCGAAGGCGTGGGTCCGCGCCAGGCGGCGCAGGACTACCGAGACGCGGCCGGACGCGGAGGCGTCGCTTCACGACTGATCCGCCGCGCGACGGGCGTGGGTCGAGGAGAGATCAGTCGGGCGAGCGGCCGGTAATGTGCCGGTCGATGCGCTCAAGGTCGTCCATGTTGAAGAACGTGACCTCGATCTTGCCGTGCCGCACGGTACCGGTGACCTTCACGCGGGTGCCGAGGGCGTCGATCAGGCGTTGCTGCAAGTCACGCAGATACGGGTCGGTGCCCTGCGCCGGGCGGGTGCCGGTCTGGCTGCCGGACTCCGCCTCGCGGCCTGCCCCGGCGGAGTCGAGCCGCTCCCGCACGCGCGCCGCGTACGCCTCGGCTTCGCGTACCGAATACTGCGCGATGCGCTTGAACAGCCGCTGGCGCTCGGCTGGATCGGGGATCATCAGTACGGCGCGCGCGTGGCCGGCGGTCATCACGCCGTCGGAGAGCGCGGTGCGCATCTCCTCCGGGAGCGCGAGCAGCCGCAGGCTGTTGGCGATGGTCGAGCGATGCTTGCCTACGCGCACGGCGAGGTCCTCGTGGCTGACGCCGGTGAGGTCGATGATGCGGCGGTAGGCGTTCGCCTCCTCGAGGGGCGTAAGGTCCTCGCGCTGGATGTTCTCGACCAGCGCCAGGGTAAGCCGGTCGTCTGCGTCGGATGCACGTATTGCCGCCGGTATCCTCTGCAGGCCGGCGCGCTGGGCGGCACGAAACCGCCGCTCTCCGGCGATGATGCGGTAGCGCCGGCCTACCGGTTCCACCATGATCGGCTGCAGCACGCCGTGCGCAGCGATCGATTGGGTCAACTCCGCGAGCGCGGCCTCCTCGAATCTGACCCGCGGCTGATCGCCGGTGGTGTCGATCTCGTCGAGGGCGATCTCGGCAACGCCGCCGGCCAATGGAAGGTCGGCCTGGTCGCCCATCAAGGCGCCGAGGCCGCGCCCGAGACCACGCTTCGGAGCCGAGCGGGCTGGACGGGATGGGCGTTTAGACATGCTGGGCCACCTCACGGGCGAGTTCGTTGTAGCTGCGCGCACCGATGCACTTGGGATCGTAGAGCTGGATCGGCTGCGAATAGGATGGCGCTTCCCCCAGGCGGACGTTGCGCGGGATGATGGTCCGGAACACCTGGTGGCGGAAGAACCCGGTGACCTCCCGCACCACCTCCTGCGACAGCCGGGTGCGGACGTCAAACATCGTGAACAGAATCCCGCCCACCGTCAGGGCCGGGTTCAGGGTACCCTGCACTCTCTTGATCGTCTTCAGCAGCTCGCTCAGCCCCTCCAGGGCAAAATACTCGCACTGCAGCGGAATGATGACTTGCGACGCCGCCGTCAGGCCATTGATCGTCAGGATCCCGAGCGACGGCGGACAGTCGATGAACAGGAAGTCGTAGGCGCTGTCGACGGCGTCGAGGGCGTCACTCAGGTAGAATTCGCGCCGCTCCAGGTTGACCAGCTCGACCGCGGCTCCCGCCAGGTTGATGCTCGACGGCACCACCTCGTATCCCGGTACCGCGGTGCGCCGGATTACCTCCTCCGGTGCAAGCTCACCGGTGATCATTTCATAGGCGCCGCCCAGTTCGCCGTCGCAACCGAGGCTGGTCGACGAATTGGCCTGTGGATCGAAGTCCACGAGCAACACCCGCTTCCCCGCCACCGCCAGTGCGGCGCCGAGATTCACGGCGGTTGTCGTTTTTCCTACGCCGCCCTTCTGATTCGCAAAGACGATTCGTCGTGCCCGTGCCATCAACGCGGCTCAACGATAGCCATGTTGCCGGTCGATGGCAAACCGTGGCGATCCGCCCGGAGTTGTTTCACCGTCAGGTTTCCCGTGAAACGCCCGGCGCGCCGAGCCACCCGACCGCATCGATGTCCTCACCGGGCGCCGGGCACTGCTGAGTCACGCGGCGTGCCGGGCATGCGCCCTCCAGCGTGCGGGCCAGGTACGGCGGCTCCCCGGTGGCAAGCCCTGCCCAGTGCGGCCAGACGCTTGCGTGAACCCGCGGCAGACGCGTTCTGCGCGCCGACGCGGCTTCCCGCTCGCATGCCCGCTCGTGCCACTCCGTCAGGCACCGATGCAATAGCGCTCCTTCATCGCGGTGTAGCGATCGTAGCTGCGCCGATCCAGCTCCGGACTCAGGCAGGCGTCCAGGAGCGGGACGATCCGCTCACGCAGAACCTCACCGCGCGCCATCCACTGGTAGTAGTGCCGCCCGCCATGGTGGTAAGGCCCGTACAGGCGGCCGCCAAAGCGCGCCACGATCCAGTGGAACAACGCCTCGTGATCCACGTGCATCCGGAGCGTGACCTGCGGTTGCCGGCCGTCGCCTCCGAAGTGACCCTCGCCGATGAGCACGCCAACGAGAATGCCCTCGGCGACACCACGACCGCTACCGGGCGCCGTACTCTGTTGTTTCACCGTCGGGTTTCCCGTGAAACGCGCACGCCGCAACCCGCGTGGGGTCACTCCTCCTTGGCGACGCGCGCGACGCCGACTACCGTGTCGTCTTCGCCGAGACGCACGATGCGCACGCCGACCGCGGCCGCGCGCCCGGTCTCCCGCACGTCCTCCTGCGCCAGCTTCACCGCCTGCCCCTGCGTGGTGACGCACACCAGGTCATCGTCGGGATAGGTGCCGATCATGTGCACCACCGGGCCGCTCTTTTCCTGCCGCCGGTAGCAGAACTGGCCCATGGTGGCGCGCCGGTGCGGGGTCAGCTCTCCGAATGCCATGTACTTGCCGTAGCCGCGCTCGCTGATGATGAATAAGCGCCGGTGCTCGTCGTTGGCCGCCGCGCCCACGATCCGGTCGCCGGCCTGCAAGCGCATGCCGCGCACCCCGCGCGTGGCGCGCCCCATCGGCCGCACCTCCGACTCCGAAAAACGCAGCCCCTTGCCGGACTCCGCCATCAGCACCACGTCGCGCTTGCCGTCGGTCAGCATCGCCGCCACCAGGTGATCGCCGGGGCCGTCACCGTTTTCCTCGGGATCGAGGTTGATGGCAATCACCCCGCGCCGCCGGGCGTTGCTGAACTCGCTCGTGCGCACCTTCTTCACCACCCCCCGCTCGGTGGCCATGAACAGGTAATCCTCGCGCGAGAACTTGCTCAGCGAAACGATGGCGGTGACATCTTCCTCGTCCTCCATCTGCAGCAGCGCGCGTATGTCCTGGCCCGCCGCCTGGCGCGTGCGCTCCGGCAGCTCGTGCACCTTGAGCCAGTAGCCGCGGCCGGCATTGGTAATGAACAGGACGTAGTCGTGCGTGGAGCCGATAAAGATCTGGGTGATGAAGTCGGTGCCGCGCAACCGGCTGCCGGCGCCCTTGCCACCGCGTATCTGACGCCGGTAGCTGGACGACGGGATGCGCTTGATGATGCCGCGGTTGGAGATCACCACCACCATGTCCTCCTCCTCGATCAGGTCCTCGTAGTTGAAGTCCCCGACCTCGGTTTCGACGATCTCGGTGCGGCGGTCGTCGCCGTAGCGCCGGGCGATCTCCTGCGTCTCCTTCTTCACCACGTCCAGGATTCTCTGCTCGCTGGCCAGCAGCTCGCGCAGCTCGCCGATCAGCTTGCGCACCTGCGCGAGCTCCTCCTCCACCTTGCGCGTCTCCAGGCTGGTGAGCCGCTGCAGGCGCATGTCCAGGATCGCCTGCGCCTGCGCCACCGACAGCTCGAAGCGCTCGCGCAATCCGCCGCGCGCAATCTCCACCGTGCGGCTGGCACGGATGATGCGCACCACCTCGTCGATGTTGTCGAGGGCGATTTTCACGCCCTCCAGGATATGGGCGCGCTGCTCGGCCTTCTTCAGGTCGAAGCGGGCGCGGCGGATCACTACCTTGCGGCGATGCTGAATGAACTCCCACACCATGTCGCGCAGCGTCAGCACCTGCGGCTTGCCGCCGACCAGCGCGAGCGCGTTGACGTGGAACGAATCCTGCAGCGGGGTCAGGCTGAACAACCGGTTGAGGACGATCATGGGATCGATGCCGCGCTTGATCTCGATCACGATGCGCATCCCGCGCCGGTCCGACTCGTCGCGCAAGTCGGAGATCCCTTCCAGGCGCTTGTCCTTGACCAGGCCGGCGATGCGCACGATCAGGTTCGCCTTGTTCACCTGGTAGGGCAACTCGCTGACGATGATCGCCTCGCGGCCGCCGCTGATCGGCTCGAGCGCCCACCGCGCTCGCACCACGACCTTGCCCTTGCCGGTCGTGTAAGCGTCCTCTATTCCCTTACGGCCAAATATAATACCGCCAGTCGGGAAGTCCGGCCCCCGGACGTGCTTGAGCAGGTCGCGGTCGCTGAGCCGGGGATCGGCGATCAGCGCCAGCGTGGCGCCCGTCACCTCGACCAGGTTGTGCGGCGGAATGTTGGTAGCCATGCCGACCGCGATGCCGCTCGCGCCGTTGGCGAGCAGGTACGGGAACGCCGCCGGCAGCACGGCCGGCTCGGTGAGCGAATCGTCGTAGTTGGGACCGAAGTCAACGGTGTCCTTTTCGATGTCGCGCAGCATCGCCTCCGACACCGGCGCCAGCCGCGCCTCCGTGTAGCGCATGGCCGCCGGCGGGTCGCCGTCCACCGAGCCGAAGTTGCCCTGTCCGTCCACCATCGGGTAGCGCATGGAAAAGTCCTGCGCCAGCCGCACCAGGGCGTCGTACAACGCCTGGTCGCCGTGCGGGTGGTACTTGCCGAGCACGTCGCCCACCAGCCGCGCGGTCTTGCGGTAGGGGCGGTTCGGCAGCAGGCCCATGTCGTTCATGGCGTACAGCAGGCGCCGGTGTACCGGCTTCAGGCCGTCGCGCGCATCGGGCAGCGCCCGGCTCACGATTACGCTCATGGCGTAAGTCAGGTACGACTCGCGTACCTCCGTCTCGATGGGCCGCTCGATGACCTTCCCGGTCAGTTCAGCCACACGCTCCCTCCAATACCGTTCGAGAATCTCCGCGCACGACCGCCGTGCTGCGCCGCACTTATACGTCCAGCGTGGCCAGCAGCGCGTTCTCCTCAATGAACCGGCGCCGCGGCTCCACCGCCTCTCCCATCAGCGTGGTGAACGCGTCCTCCACGTCTTCGAGCCGGTGCGACAACGACTCCTCCGGCACCAGCACCTGCTGGATGTTGCGCGTGCTCGGGTCCATGGTGGTCTCCCAGAGCTGCTCCGGGTTCATCTCGCCCAGCCCCTTGTAGCGCTGCACGCCGACCTGGTTGCGGCCCTCCTTGAGGCGCTTCATCACCTCCTCCATCTCCGGGTCGCTGTAGGCGTACTCAACGCGTCGGCCGGCGGTGAGCTTGAACAGCGGCGGCATCGCCAGGTAGACGTGGCCCGCCTTCACCAGGTCGGTCATGTACCGGTAGAAGAAGGTCAGCAGCAGCGTGCGGATGTGGGAGCCGTCGACGTCGGCGTCCGCCATGATGATCACCTTGTGGTAGCGCAGCTTTTCCAGGTCGAGGTCGTCCTTCACGCCGGTACCGAGGGTGGTGATGATCGGGATCAGCTTCTCGTTGGCGAGCACCCGGTCGATGCGCGTCTTCTCCACGTTCAGCATCTTGCCCCACAGCGGCAGGATGGCCTGGAACTGGCGGTCGCGGCCCTGCTTGGCGCTGCCGCCCGCCGAGTCGCCCTCCACGATGTACAGCTCGCACAGCGACGGATCCTTCTCCGCGCAGTCGGCCAGCTTGCCCGGCAGCCCGGTGCTCTCCAGGAAACTCTTGCGGCGCGTCAGTTCGCGCGCCCGCCGCGCTGCCAGTCGCGCCTTGGCCGCCAGGATCGCCTTGTCCAGGATCGCCTTGATCACCGGCGGATTTTCCTCGAAGTGGTGGGTGAGTTCTTCGCCCGTGATCGACTCCACGATGCCGCGCACCTCGGTGTTGCCGAGCTTGGCCTTGGTCTGGCCCTCGAACTGCGGCTCCGGCACCTTCACCGACACCACCGCCGTCAGGCCCTCGCGCACGTCGTCGCCGGACAGGTTCTCGTCCAGCTTCTTCTCCAGCTTGAGCCGCTTCACGAAGTCGTTGAGGGTGCGGGTCAGCGCCGAGCGAAAGCCCATCTGGTGGGTCCCGCCCTCCCGGTTGTTGACGTTGTTGGCGTAGTAGAACACCTGTTCAGAAAAGCCGCTGTTGTAGGCCAGCGACACCTCCACGCCGACGTTGTCGCGGGTACCCTCGAAGTACAGCGGCTGCGGGTGAATCGGCTGCTTGTTGGCGTTCAGGTACTCGATGAACTGCTTCACGCCGCCGGCGAACTCGAACTCGTGCTCGCGGTGCGGCTCGATGCGCCGGTCGACCAGGGTGATGCGGATGCCCTTGTTCAGGAACGCCAGCTCGCGCAGGCGCGCGGTGAGCCGGTCGAACGAGTACTCGATGGTTTCGAAAATCTCGTCGTCCGCCAGGAACGAAGTCACGGTGCCGGTCCGGTCGGTGGCGCCGGCCACCGCCACCGCGGCGTCCGGCACGCCGCGCCGGTAGGCCTGCTGGTAGACCTGGCCGAGCTTGTGCACGTCCACCCGGCACCAGCGCGCGAGCGCGTTCACCACCGAAACCCCGACGCCGTGCAGCCCCGCGGAAACCGCGTAGGAACGGTTGTTGAACTTTCCGCCGGCGTGCAGCGTGGTCATTACCACCTCGAGCGCGCTCACCTTTTCGGTCGGATGCTCGTCCACCGGGATGCCGCGCCCGTCGTCGCTTACCGTTACCACGTTGCCCGCATCGATGACGATCTCGATGGTGGTCGCGAATCCCGCCATCGCTTCGTCGATGCTGTTGTCGACCACTTCGTAGACCAGTTGATGCAGGCCGTCGCTGCCGGTCGAGCCGACATACATGCCGGGACGCTTGCGAACCGGTTCCAGGCCCTCCAGCACCTGGATATGCTGTGCGGTATACTCCTGCTGCATCGTTCCGAAATCCCCTCCCCGTGTGCCGCGCAACGCGTCATTCGGCAGCCACATAACGGCACCTGAAAGACAGGTTCAATTGTAACAGGAACCGGGCTCGAAGTAAAGCCCCGAAGTACTGATATGGCTATGCTTTGCGGACTCCCCCGCCGGTTCTTTCGAGGTATCGTTGGCGCCGATTTCAGTCGGTGGAAGATACCCGAATCTGCTTGTACAGGCCGTCGCCTTCGCTCTCGGTGGCGACCCCGGCCATGTCGCCAAGGGCGGTATGAATCAGCCGCCTTTCGAACGGGTTCAGCGGCGCGAGCAGGCGCGGCCTGCCGGTGCGGCGCACCTCCTGGGCGACGCGGTTTGCCATGCGCAACAGGCTCTGTTCACGGCGATAGCGGTAGTCCTCGGTGTCCAGAATGACGCGCACCGGGTCGCCCTCGTTTATGCGCCCGGCGTGGATGTTGCTGATCAGTTGCAGGGCCTCCAGCGTGGCGCCATACTTGCCGATCACGATGGCCGGATCGTCGGCCAGAATGTCGAGCGTCAGGCGCCCTTCCTCGCGCTGGTCGATGCGCACGTCAGCCGGCATGTTGGCCCGCTCGAGCAACTCGCCGACGAACGCCACGAGCTGCTCCTCGAACGCGTTCTCCGGCTGCAGCTCGGCGGCGTCCGGCTCGTCATCGGCCAGGTGCACGCGAATGCGGACCTTGCCCCCCTTGAGGAAACCGGGGCGCTGCTCGTCAACCACTTCGACGTCGATCTCGTCCTCGGCAAGACCGAGCGCCTCGATCGCCTTGTCGATCGCTTCCTCTTCGGTGCGTCCCTCGAATTCCCGTTCCGCCATACGGACCTCCCCTCTCTCATGAGCTAACGCGACTTGCCGCGCGGACCGCGGCCCTTGCCCGGCGTGCCGGCGTCCGGTCCGGCGCGCCGCCGGCGGTCATTGATGTACAGCTGCTGAGCAATGGACAGCACGTTCTGCATCGTCCAGTAGATCACCAACCCGGACGGCATGCTGTACAGGATGAAGAAGAAGAATATCGGCATCGCGTACATCATCATCTTCATCTGCGGCTGCATGGCGCTCGGATTCTGCGAGATGCGCGACTGCAGCAACGTGGTGCCGAGCATGACGAACGGCAGAATGCGCAACTCGTCCCAGTTCAGCAGCGGCAGCGTGAACCCGAACGGCAAAAAGCTCTCCGGCGCCGACAGGTCGCCGATCCACGGTGAGATGAACGGCGCCCCGCGCAGGTCGAACGCGTTGTTGAGCAGTTCGAACAGGGCGAAGAATATCGGCATCTGCAGCAGCAGCGGGAGACAGCCGCCAACCGGGTTCACGCCTTCCTTGCGGTACAGCGCCATCATCTCCTGGTTCAGCTTCTCCGGCTTGCCCTGGTACTTCTTCTTGATCTCTTCGATTTTCGGGCCGAGCATGCTCATCTTGCTGGTCGACTCGAAGCTCTTCTGGGTGAGTGGAAAGAACAGAATCTTGATCAGTACGGTGAGCAGAATGATGGCCACGCCGTAGTTGGGAATGAGGCGGTAGAAGAAGTCCAGGAAGAAACGCAGGATATTGGCCAGCCAGCCGATGATCGGATTGGTGCGCGCCGCCTCCTCGAAGTGGTAGTTGCCGATCGCGAACGGATCGGCCGCCGCGTTGTTGTAACGGTTCAGGATCTCCCGCTTCAGCGGACCGGCGTAGAACCGGAACGTGTCGCTGTTGCGGGAACTGGTGATCAGCGGGCGGCTGAAGAACAGGGCGGTGCGTTCGCCCAACTCCGGATCCTTGCGCTTGTCGTAGGTGATCGTGTACAGGGTGGCGTCGGGCACCGCGATGATGGCGAAGTACTTGCCAGCGATCGCGGTCCAGTTGACGCGCTTGGCTTCGGCCAGCACCGCTTCCCGCCGCATCCGCTGGTTGCGCGCCTTGCCGTCCACGTAGTTGCGGAAGTTGCGGAACTCGTTGCGGCCGTCCAGCGTCTCGTACTCGGGGCCGATCTGCGGGCCGATGCCGAGCGTGTAGGAACTGCCCTGGAAGTTCAGCGCGGGCAGCGCGTTGGCCGAGTTTTCGATGTCGATCTCGATCTCGAACAGGTACGAATTGGGCGGAAACGTGTACGTCTTGGCAAGCGTAAACGGCACGCCGTCCTCGGCCTCGAAGTCGCGCGTGAAGCGCCACGTATACTGGTCCACTTCCTGGAACGAAAAGGTGGCGTCCACCGGCTCGGTGCGAAAGCCGCCGAACGCCACGGTAAACAGGCGATGCTGCTCGGGCCGCAGCACCAGCTCCACCTCGGTGCCGTCGACGTCGTGGTGCTGCTTCAGCCTGATCGAAGTGAGGTCGCCGCCGGCGGTGGTAAAGGCCAGCGAGAACAGGTCGGTTTCCTTGACGATCAGCCGCGCGCCGACCGCCGAGTCTTCGCCGGCCGCGGCCACCGCGCTGGCAACCGGCGCGAACACGTCAGGACCGGCACTGGCGGCCGCGGCGTCCTCGCCGGCGGCGGGTGCCCGCGCGGCCGTGGGCGCCCCCAACCCGAGC
This window encodes:
- a CDS encoding LytTR family DNA-binding domain-containing protein gives rise to the protein MNSKDAASGMRFAHREMLKPEVALLVVGIIAYFLLQSAVSGSTYADAAMGWGQRLGYSGLVALLQSPISYACCVLTLYVVRDQRPLVTALALLAMVLVLGATCTAIVLAVFEAVPGAPARNLRLDRIYGACVFYLLSATSLVYYVLWVRLNRRTGAEEAEGAAAAHVAEVPEEGPRTITTPHSGRPSPTAEVPATVSEDSGRHAVVKESRFFDRLPDELGRDIIYLSAAAHYVDVVTAAGSASILLRFSDAVAELGDLGMRVHRSYWAAYAHVKRAVRRDGRTLLLLTDDHEVRVGRNYLAEVRAAVPKAWVRARRRRTTETRPDAEASLHD
- a CDS encoding ParB/RepB/Spo0J family partition protein — protein: MGDQADLPLAGGVAEIALDEIDTTGDQPRVRFEEAALAELTQSIAAHGVLQPIMVEPVGRRYRIIAGERRFRAAQRAGLQRIPAAIRASDADDRLTLALVENIQREDLTPLEEANAYRRIIDLTGVSHEDLAVRVGKHRSTIANSLRLLALPEEMRTALSDGVMTAGHARAVLMIPDPAERQRLFKRIAQYSVREAEAYAARVRERLDSAGAGREAESGSQTGTRPAQGTDPYLRDLQQRLIDALGTRVKVTGTVRHGKIEVTFFNMDDLERIDRHITGRSPD
- the gyrA gene encoding DNA gyrase subunit A, encoding MAELTGKVIERPIETEVRESYLTYAMSVIVSRALPDARDGLKPVHRRLLYAMNDMGLLPNRPYRKTARLVGDVLGKYHPHGDQALYDALVRLAQDFSMRYPMVDGQGNFGSVDGDPPAAMRYTEARLAPVSEAMLRDIEKDTVDFGPNYDDSLTEPAVLPAAFPYLLANGASGIAVGMATNIPPHNLVEVTGATLALIADPRLSDRDLLKHVRGPDFPTGGIIFGRKGIEDAYTTGKGKVVVRARWALEPISGGREAIIVSELPYQVNKANLIVRIAGLVKDKRLEGISDLRDESDRRGMRIVIEIKRGIDPMIVLNRLFSLTPLQDSFHVNALALVGGKPQVLTLRDMVWEFIQHRRKVVIRRARFDLKKAEQRAHILEGVKIALDNIDEVVRIIRASRTVEIARGGLRERFELSVAQAQAILDMRLQRLTSLETRKVEEELAQVRKLIGELRELLASEQRILDVVKKETQEIARRYGDDRRTEIVETEVGDFNYEDLIEEEDMVVVISNRGIIKRIPSSSYRRQIRGGKGAGSRLRGTDFITQIFIGSTHDYVLFITNAGRGYWLKVHELPERTRQAAGQDIRALLQMEDEEDVTAIVSLSKFSREDYLFMATERGVVKKVRTSEFSNARRRGVIAINLDPEENGDGPGDHLVAAMLTDGKRDVVLMAESGKGLRFSESEVRPMGRATRGVRGMRLQAGDRIVGAAANDEHRRLFIISERGYGKYMAFGELTPHRRATMGQFCYRRQEKSGPVVHMIGTYPDDDLVCVTTQGQAVKLAQEDVRETGRAAAVGVRIVRLGEDDTVVGVARVAKEE
- a CDS encoding protein jag, whose protein sequence is MAEREFEGRTEEEAIDKAIEALGLAEDEIDVEVVDEQRPGFLKGGKVRIRVHLADDEPDAAELQPENAFEEQLVAFVGELLERANMPADVRIDQREEGRLTLDILADDPAIVIGKYGATLEALQLISNIHAGRINEGDPVRVILDTEDYRYRREQSLLRMANRVAQEVRRTGRPRLLAPLNPFERRLIHTALGDMAGVATESEGDGLYKQIRVSSTD
- the dnaX gene encoding DNA polymerase III subunit gamma/tau, encoding MAYEVTATRKRPRSFDQIVGQEFVVATLRGAIERQQIAHAFLFSGPRGVGKTSAARVLARALNCAAGPTVSPCDDCNQCREITAGASLDVIEIDGASNTGVDDVRAIKDEVLFPPASARYKVYIIDEVHMLSTSAFNALLKTVEEPPPYVVFIFATTEIHKVPATIRSRCQQFTFRLFSTDEIRDRLVEVAAELNLETDDEALIWVAKESDGSLRDAYTTFDQIASFASGRRISIDAIRDTIGALSMDELNRVGTLIGSDDAAAMLALADEILERGVSVERFVIALADYLRSLLLLRHGVTRPGILGYPEASFSADVRSRIPVSRLELAGELLLEVHRNLKQSVSPRFELELLLSRLARVTGIVAPDELLAEVRAIKGQFTGDDDRGGGDGGAADAPARPPAAAPGGPPPPTTHRAGNPHSRDGGAAAP
- a CDS encoding AAA family ATPase, whose amino-acid sequence is MARARRIVFANQKGGVGKTTTAVNLGAALAVAGKRVLLVDFDPQANSSTSLGCDGELGGAYEMITGELAPEEVIRRTAVPGYEVVPSSINLAGAAVELVNLERREFYLSDALDAVDSAYDFLFIDCPPSLGILTINGLTAASQVIIPLQCEYFALEGLSELLKTIKRVQGTLNPALTVGGILFTMFDVRTRLSQEVVREVTGFFRHQVFRTIIPRNVRLGEAPSYSQPIQLYDPKCIGARSYNELAREVAQHV
- the gyrB gene encoding DNA topoisomerase (ATP-hydrolyzing) subunit B, which translates into the protein MQQEYTAQHIQVLEGLEPVRKRPGMYVGSTGSDGLHQLVYEVVDNSIDEAMAGFATTIEIVIDAGNVVTVSDDGRGIPVDEHPTEKVSALEVVMTTLHAGGKFNNRSYAVSAGLHGVGVSVVNALARWCRVDVHKLGQVYQQAYRRGVPDAAVAVAGATDRTGTVTSFLADDEIFETIEYSFDRLTARLRELAFLNKGIRITLVDRRIEPHREHEFEFAGGVKQFIEYLNANKQPIHPQPLYFEGTRDNVGVEVSLAYNSGFSEQVFYYANNVNNREGGTHQMGFRSALTRTLNDFVKRLKLEKKLDENLSGDDVREGLTAVVSVKVPEPQFEGQTKAKLGNTEVRGIVESITGEELTHHFEENPPVIKAILDKAILAAKARLAARRARELTRRKSFLESTGLPGKLADCAEKDPSLCELYIVEGDSAGGSAKQGRDRQFQAILPLWGKMLNVEKTRIDRVLANEKLIPIITTLGTGVKDDLDLEKLRYHKVIIMADADVDGSHIRTLLLTFFYRYMTDLVKAGHVYLAMPPLFKLTAGRRVEYAYSDPEMEEVMKRLKEGRNQVGVQRYKGLGEMNPEQLWETTMDPSTRNIQQVLVPEESLSHRLEDVEDAFTTLMGEAVEPRRRFIEENALLATLDV